AGCAAAAGCCGCCCGCATGTCCGACTTTATGCAAGCTGCGCACCGGGCTGCGGCCTTGGTGGGGCGCGAAGCGCCGCACAAGGATGCGGGCCGGTCGCATGAGACCCCCACTAGTAACACGGGGAGAACTCAAAATTCACCCGATGCCCCCACTATCAAACTCGTTGTGGGTACGGATGGCGAGATCAAGGAATATCCGGTGCGGCGAGGGTGGGGCGGTGATGCCTCATTTATCGATTGGGTATCGTTCACGGTCCATCGCGACACATTCAAATCCTTCGCATCGTTTCTCGAAACCGATGATGACTATGTGCTGGCCTATAGCCCGGTGCTTGAGCATATTTTCGGGTTCGGCGTAACCGCCAAACGTACCAACGGCGCGCAATTCTTCAAGGCCTCGTTTGACCTTGGCGATATGTACGGCCTCGTCTGCATTGGCGGTGCCAAGCAACACGGCAAAATCCTTGTTTCCCTGAGCGGGAAGGGCTGTGCTGCGGCCAAAGAGGGTTGGGAACAACGCCTGGTCGATTTTCTGGAAGACCAAGCGGATCAACCCAAAATCACCCGTATCGATCTGGCTTATGACGACTACATGGGTGAGTTGTACTCGGTCGATAAAGCGTTTGATGACTTCAAAACGGGCTTGTATCAGACCTATCGCGGCAACGGCCCTCAGTGTGAACACTTGGGTAACTGGTACCGCCCAAATGGCAAGGGTCGCACCTTCTGCGTTGGCCTGCGTCGATCCGGCAAATATGGCCGTATCTATGAGCGGGGCAAGAAAGAGGGCTGCAAAGCATCGGAATGGGTGCGCGTCGAAATCGAACACAAAGCGATTGATCGCATTCTGCCGTTCGACATGCTTTTGCAGCCGGGTGCATATCTTGCGGGCAGCTATCCGGCGCTCCAGTGGATCAGCGAAGCGCAATCACGCATTGCCACAACCAAGCTTGAGCTTGAGATCAATGTCGAAAAGGCTATGGAGTGCATCAAGCACCAATACGGCAAATACATTGGCACCTTTGTTCACCTGCTCGGCGCTGAGAAATTCATTCAGCTCGCATCTAAAGAAGGCGTACCTCAACGCCTGAAAGTACCGACTCACACCCTGAGTCCGGCCCCGCTCACGCTGGCCGACCGGCACTCTCTCCCGAATTGCGATCTCAAAACCGGCGAACCACGCTGGAACGAAAACATTCCATTTTCAGCCACCACTACTACGCAAGCGCCTTGGTGGGTTACGGCTTCAGACGGCGCTCATTGAATAAGTGACTAGTCACTAAAGGAAAAGCCATGCGTTTCAAAACCAATGCAACCGTTGTCGGTATCAAGATGTTCAAGGGTGATGTTGAAGGTCAGGCATACGACAACACCACGGTATTTGCGCTGATGGAACAGGATGAAACCAA
This genomic interval from Silvimonas soli contains the following:
- a CDS encoding replication initiation factor domain-containing protein, with protein sequence MARKRLKSPGLTPAEKIDLGRLTADQIAKIEGQVTFALGEENMTRVALMDALPVDTRPHVDSWLLGLTGEAKAARMSDFMQAAHRAAALVGREAPHKDAGRSHETPTSNTGRTQNSPDAPTIKLVVGTDGEIKEYPVRRGWGGDASFIDWVSFTVHRDTFKSFASFLETDDDYVLAYSPVLEHIFGFGVTAKRTNGAQFFKASFDLGDMYGLVCIGGAKQHGKILVSLSGKGCAAAKEGWEQRLVDFLEDQADQPKITRIDLAYDDYMGELYSVDKAFDDFKTGLYQTYRGNGPQCEHLGNWYRPNGKGRTFCVGLRRSGKYGRIYERGKKEGCKASEWVRVEIEHKAIDRILPFDMLLQPGAYLAGSYPALQWISEAQSRIATTKLELEINVEKAMECIKHQYGKYIGTFVHLLGAEKFIQLASKEGVPQRLKVPTHTLSPAPLTLADRHSLPNCDLKTGEPRWNENIPFSATTTTQAPWWVTASDGAH